A window of Streptomyces sp. NBC_01689 genomic DNA:
CTCGTTGCGGCTGCGGAAGCGGGCGGCGGCGTAGCGGACGAGCGGCAGGTTCGCCTCGATCAGGGCCCCGCGTACGTGGTCGTGTTCCGCGGTGCCCGGCTCCAGCGTCTTGAGGCGGCCGAAGAGCACCTGGGTGAGGGCCCGGGTGTCGGCGCCGCGGCGGCGCTCGGGGGCGGCCTCCTGCTCGTGCTCGGGCGCCCGCTCCTGCTCCGGCGCGCTGTGTCCCTCCGGCGCCCGCTCGTGCTCCGGCGCGCGGTCCTGGAGCGCGGGCGCCTGCCCCTGGGGAGGTGCCGGCTGTCCCAGGAGCGGGGCGCGCTCCTGGGGAGGTGCCGGCTGTTCCTGGAGGGGGGACCGCTCCTTCGGAGGTGCCTGTTCGTGGAGCGGCGGCCGCTCCAGGGAGGCCGTCGGGTCCTGGGGCGGTGCTTGAGGCGCAGTACTGGCCGGCACGGTCAACTCCACCTCTATCATCCGTCAGATCCGTCAACTCATCCGTCAAAAGCGGTCATAGCATCACAAGACATGTGCACTGTGTGCAAGCACCGCATAAAGCCGTGTTGAGCGGGAATTGTGGAGAGTTGGAGGACCGGGACGCGAAGAAGCCCCTCGCCGGTCGTGGCGAGGGGCTGCGTGAAGCGCGGCTCAGAACGGGTAGTCGGCGATCACCCAGGTGGCGAACTCACGCCAGAGCGCGACGCCGGCCTGATGCGCCGGATGCTCCAAGTACCGCTGCAGGGCGTCCGGGTCGTCGACCGCGGAGTTGATCGCGAAGTCGTACGCGATCGGCCGGTCGGTGATGTTCCAGTCGCATTCCCAGAACCGCAGCTCGGGGATCAGGCCGCCGAGCGCGCGGAAGGCGGCCACTCCCTCGACGACGCGCGGGTCGTCGCGCTGGACGCCCTCGTCGAGCTTGAAGAGGACCAGATGGCGGATCACGGGTACTCCCTGGTGGCGCGGCGCGGGTTCCCGCTCAGTTCTTGGCTCCGTCGGCGATCCACGTCATGAAGTCGCCGACGGACCGAGCGGCGGACGAAATGCCCTCGAACCCTATCTGGACGTAGTCGGCCGCCTTCGCCGGATCCGTGATGATCACGTACAGCGCGAAGACCACGAGCACATAGACGGCGATCTTCTTCGAATTCACCGCCATCGCGGCCTCCCCTGTGACTGCTGCGCCCGGTGGGCCCCCTGTTGCCGGCGGCGAGTGTAACCTTCACGCCCTTTTTATGGACCAACGGCCTGCTGGCCGGGGCCTTTTGCCGGTCCCGTCCCGGGCGGCGGAGGCGCAGGATGGAGCCGAGTCCGGCGGTCGGGAGCCCGCAGGGCCGGGGACGGACCTCACTGCGGGGTCCACGTCGCGGGAATCACCCGAATCCCGCGACGCGGACTTGAGGTCTTTCCCCGCCGGGGCGGCGGCGCGTCCCCCGCGCCGCTTCCCCCGGCCCCCAGTGGCGGGGACACGCACGAAGGGCCCCGTCTCGCGACGGGGCCCTTCTCAAGCGGTAGCGGAGGGATTTGAACCCTCGGTGACTTGCGCCACACTCGCTTTCGAGGCGAGCTCCTTCGGCCGCTCGGACACGCTACCGAGGAAGACCCTACCCCAAGGTGGGCCGTGGTCCGAAATCCGTTTCCCGCACCCCTCGGAGCCGGGCGGGGGCGGCGGAACCCGGTGCTCAGCGGGAGCGGAAGAATCCGGTGAGGAGACGCCCGCACTCCTCGTCCAGCACCCCGCCGATCACCTCGGGCCGGTGGTTGAGCCGGCGGTCGCGCACGAGGTCCCAGACGGAGCCGACCGCGCCCGCCTTCTCGTCGCGGGCGCCGAAGACCACCCGGTCCACCCGGGACTGCACCAGCGCGCCCGCGCACATCGCGCAGGGCTCCAGGGTGACGACGAGGGTGCAGCCGGACAGTCGCCACTCGCCGAGCCGCTGGGCGGCCCCGCGGATCGCGAGCACCTCGG
This region includes:
- a CDS encoding Dabb family protein, which produces MIRHLVLFKLDEGVQRDDPRVVEGVAAFRALGGLIPELRFWECDWNITDRPIAYDFAINSAVDDPDALQRYLEHPAHQAGVALWREFATWVIADYPF
- the tadA gene encoding tRNA adenosine(34) deaminase TadA, which gives rise to MRLALDEADRAVRGGDVPVGAVVLSTDGTTVLAAGHNEREATGDPTAHAEVLAIRGAAQRLGEWRLSGCTLVVTLEPCAMCAGALVQSRVDRVVFGARDEKAGAVGSVWDLVRDRRLNHRPEVIGGVLDEECGRLLTGFFRSR